GAGAACTATGAGGTCTGTCAGCTTCAGTTACTTGAAGAGTTTTTTTATCTGAGAGAGACATCTGTCATTTTTGTTGTAATATCAGAGATTAGTGCTACTCTCAGAGACTCAAAGGTGACAATGATGTTGATTCCCGTAatatcctatttattttttcattccagTCCAGACAACCACAAACTTAGGTATATTGTAGTACCTATCGCTATTGTTCTGCTAGATGTGTTATGCTTAATAGAACACTTCAATACCATATTTGGGGTGAGAGATGTGGTTACTGAtgggaaaatgtattattttcaataCAGATCATGAATAAAGATCAGAAGCATTTTATATTCACCTGGGATGGCAACAGTGTACATTGACAGTCTTGCCCTAGGTTTACGCTAACTCTTTTACTCTGTGTCTAAAGGAAATTTTGCTGGACATTTTGCAGAACAGCAGTCTAGTCCATTGTGTTGCTGATATCAGGTGAATTGGACCTGAGGAGTACTCTGGATAAGTACCCTTGTAAACTATATGTGCTCcaagaaatgacagataaagccAAGAAAAGCTGTATATTTGGAGCATGTAATAATTACATgtgacaaaaataatatattttaaagaaattgttgGTACCTAGACAAAGAACAGTCACAGCTGGATTTGATGGAGAGAAGAGACCATCACCTGGAGATACTAGCTTTTGTTGAGGTGGAGACTAGATGGGAATTGGGTTTGACTCCCTTGGGGAGAGGCTGACAGTGTCTTATGTGTGGAGAGAGGCTGAAACAAGTACATGATGATCAGAGTAGAAGAAACTTAGCTAATCACCAAgtccacttttttctttctacacaCACAGTCTCCTTGTGCTTGTATGATTAAGTTTAGAATTGGGAGTGGCATACATCACTTACATTTCTGGCTAACAGGCACCTCATACGTTAAACCCTCTGTGAACTTTCTTTCTCCAGCTTAACCCAGATGAGAACACAAACATTGTAGGAAGCCGCATGTGGAAAATGCTTGAGTGACAAGATGAAGGAGTGTAAAATTCTGAATCACCAAATGGACTGGAATAGTCTTTCAATTAGGAACATGTACTTGATACTTCGCATGAAGGAAAACTAAATTATTATGTCAATTTAACTAAGAGAGTGGGGTTTTCTGTATATGCAGCTACTGTTACAGTAATTAGTGCACATGTACAATGTCCCAAACCCCTCAACTGTGTGTAATTattggatttctttttcagtataggGGCATGGATATTTAGGCTTAAGAATTTTAGCTGTTATCCTGTGTGCAGTGAGAAGATATTTATATGTTGTAAGTGGGAAGTACGTGTTCGTTTGTTGGTGGTGAAAAGACATTCTGGAGTCAGTGTGGAAAATGGATCGGACGATTGTGTTAGAAGATGTAGATCGTGTAGTTAGAAGGTTATTTAATACATCAAAGCAATAGAGGAATGTGTCTTGGATTTTGAGGATAAAgggggaaatgaaaagaaattgttggatttaagaaatctttaaaacGTAAAATATGGAAAACTTGACAATGGTTGAAACAATGGAGTTGAGGGTAAGGTTAGCGTCAAAGATATGTCCCTGGTTTATGGTTTGCATAAATGCTTGTTTGGTGACCCTATCCTCAAGACAGGGAACACTGAAAGATTACTGGGTTTGGGGGTGAAATAGGGGAAGATATTAGTCTTAGCTTTGGACATATTACCTCTAAGGTAACTTTGGGATTTCTAAATGGAAATCAAGTTAATTAGGTAGTTGGGTTGTGGCACCATTAAGAGAAATAGGGGGAAGGAAACAAGCTTATTGTAAGTTCTATTTAGTGATACTTTATAAACATGCCCCAACAGTGAACCCTAGGGACACAATGTGTAGTTTTGATTGTTATAACTAGTTAGATATGACTGACCTGATGATTAGCTCACAATGCCCTGTAGAACAACTTTGACTTCATCCCACTGGGAATCCTTTGGAAACACTgagggaatttatttttttttttaaagaatggattTGAAAATAGAAGATAGAAATGCCATCTCCTTCCAGTTTGGAATTTTCAAGGAATATTGGTACACTACTAATACTGCTTCATCTCTGTACATTTTATGTTACTTCCAGACCAAGAACATACTTTGTTTCCCAATGTTTCATAGGAACTGGGTGACAATGCAgagattttcataatttttattattttagctttGCAGTTCGTCAAtaacataacaaaatatataagtaGGAAATTAAAATCCTAGAtaggagttttaaaataattgacaaCCAAAATATGAACAGACAAAAGTAAATACCCTTTTGAACATGTATATTTCAGTTAGAATTTTTACAGTGGAGGTAACACAATTGTTGAGAAGTTTTTAAACAAACTTTGattaacaaaaaaatgaaaaatgaaaaatataagtaataataagaaaaattcaaTGCAGAGCTTATTTTAGAACATGAAAAGCTTTCTCAATTAAGATGTAAGCTCTGCAACTGAAATATAACTTATTTGTAGTTTTTCAGAATAGGAAATTCTGGCTTAAGGTTTATTTGACTGagtataataaaagttatttaattcCATGGAATTGTGGGAATGTGGGCTGAAGTCACTAGAGTTAACTTCGACTCTTTGTGTCTCCTTATGTGTTACATAACTTAAGAAACATTCACAAACTTACTCATTCTTGTCTAAATTATACATTGTAGgaactaaaactacaaatatcAATAATTCAGTTACTTGAGGTTATAAGGAAAATTGGGCCAGTTTATTCTGGGCACAGATGTTTTATGGttcttaattattaatttatggtTTGGGCCCTGTTGCATATGCTAGGGTTCTCTGtgagtataaatttaaaaataaaaattctaaaaagaattccttcttcgtttattttcagtaaagataatATCACATCTTACAATTGTTACTTATGCTAATTATTGATTCTTAGAAAAATagcctttatttatattttttaaattacacaaacccagtttttcaaatattcctaatagtaaaaaaaaaattatgtttcctcAGTATTATGAGGCATGACTAtagaattatgaaaaaaattttatacatgaaaatgccagaacaatttatttatttttcttctcaaggTAATCTAGAAGGGTCTATATTCATGAGAAAATCTCTTGAAGTTCTTTTAGAGACTATATATAAATCACACAAATTCACAAAAATCTCTTTACTTAATGAAAACACTAAATGTTATATTCATAGCagtgataaaaataaagtataaaagaataaatttaataagaacattacagaaattacaaaaattctaaaatttcaaaaaattctgTTACTCTATTTGAATCTCTATCTTATATAATTACAGATAACTTTGGAGTATTAAAAAAGTCTATCTACTCTCAATGCTGGAAAGTTTTTTCCAttgataatattcaaaataacaTGAGAATTTGCCTGGATGTTATTTCTGCATTTAAGCGATATGTAGGTACAAAAACTTAGAGATTATAACCCCCTAATTTTACATTGAAATTTTCAGTGACAAGACATCTCCTTTAAAAGGCAacaaagttggccgggcgcggtggctcaagcctgtaatcccagcactttgggaggccgagacgggcggatcacgaggtcaggagatcgagaccatcctggctaacacggtgaaaccccgtctctactaaaaaatacaaaaaactagccgggcgaggtggcgggcgcctgtagtcccagctacccgggaggctgaggcaggagaatggcgtaaacccgggaggcggagcttgcagtgagctgagatccggccactgcactccagcccgggagatagagcgagactccgtctcaaaaaaaaaaaaaaaaaaaaaaaaaaaaaggcaacaaagtTGTATTGTTCTTGATTCTTTTTTCCACTATTACATGTTAGAGACTGTTCTTTCATACATACCTTCATATATGTATGTAGACACCACAGgtacatacatatgtttatataattttatgttaaagAGATAATAACATACATGCTGTTTTTCTTGTGGAACTCTTATTTTGATTTATCCCTCTTGCTCTCTCCTCCACTTCCCCTAATCCAGCATCTACTCCGACACCACATAAACCAGTGCTACTAATTTAGTATCCATTATCCACATTTTTCTCCctgcaaagagagatttaaaAGTGCATTTCTTGTTTTACGATAATGAAATTATATTGTTTATACTTGTATGTATCTTGCTCTTCTCATATCTACACATTGTGGTAATTCTCAATTCAATTGGTATAgacagctctttttttttaatgtctaaatTTTATTCCACAGTATGAAGGTACTATGATTTATCCAATCATTTCACTGTGGATGTGTCTGGTCTTTGTCACTGTGAACAATAATGCATTGGaaattttttgtctatttttatttgagTAGTGGTACTTTTATTTCTAGGCTGTATATATGAAAAATGGTAAAtcaggccgggcatagtggctcatgcctgtaatcccgtaactttgggaggccaaggcaggcagatcaagaggtcaggagtttgagaccagcctgaccaacatggagaaaccccacctcttctaaaaatacaaaaattagccaggcgtggtgtgtgtgactgtaattccagctactcaggaggctgaggcaggagaatcacttgaacccaggaggcggaggtggcggtgagtcgagatcatgctgagccgagatcacgccactgcactccagcctgggtgacagagtgagactgcatctcaaaaaaaaaaaaaaagtaaatcaaaggggtatacatatatgttttacaaaattaatGAGAGTATATAAAATTGCTTTTCAAAAAGACTGTTGCAATAAATGTTTGCATCAGTAATATATGAAAGTATTACTTTTCTCACCTCAGTTACTAGTGggtattatattcattttaatttctgctaatctgatacatgaaaagaaaggggtgtttgtgtgtatgtgtgtatcaatGACATCAAAATTTGGGCAtcttttcatttcacttattGGTAATTTTCACTTGTTAATTTGTAAACTTGCTTATTGGTATCATTTACTCATTCTTCTTTTAGATAATTTGCTATTTGCTTATCTAAGTTTTTATTATAGACATACATCTATATCTTTCATATCcatgataaaatacattttctaatttattatatGTCTTTTGATTCTGATAGATACTCTTCTGCTATGCATTACAATTATATAGTAGCTATGTATTTATTCCGGCTTTCTTTCTTTGAGTAAGAATTTCTCCAATCTCTAAGTTACATtaaatttcttagaaaatatttgtggTGGGAGGTAGAGCCTAACCTTGTTTACTTCCAGACAAATAGCCAACAGTGCCAGTATAATTCATTAAACCAATCATTATTTTCCTTCGgtattgaaatatatttgttttatgccAAATTCCTTTATGTATTGAAATATATTTCTGACCTCTCTATTCTATTGCGCTGATCCTCTTGTCTATTCTTATCCCAATATCTTAATATTTTGATCATTATGGCTTTATATTATAGCTCAATAGCAATTAAGGTACTCAACTATtcttactatttattattttcttggggAAAATGgcaacttttttctttcatatgaactttaagatAAGTATATGCAGTTCTAAAAAAAACCCTGTTAGATTGAAAAGGATTTGCACTAAGTTTACATGTCACTTTAGATTGATGATGATTTTAAGACTTTTTATAATGGATAAGTTTGAATGTATATTATTATAGAGAagtaagccaggtgcggtggcttacgcctgtaatcctagaactttgggaagctgacgcGAGAGGAtttctgagcccaggaggtggaggctgcagtcagccatgattgcagtattgcactgcagcctgagtgacagaggaagactctgtctcaaaataatgaaacaaaacaaaataaaagtggaCAAATAAgggtaaaaatttaaaactagtaAAACAAGGAGCACCTCTTGGGAATCAGTCACACGTAAAATGTCATCATTGTTATGACTCTTTTGTTActatattctctcttctttcattttagtGGTTGGCCAGGTCACACATGGCTGAAGAAAATAAGACTCTGGTGACTCACTTTGTCCTCCAGGGGCTTACAGATCGTCCAGGGCTGCAGGTGCTCCTGTTCCTGGTGTTCCTGGTGATCTACCTCATCACCCTGGTGGGCAGCCTTGGCCTAATGGCTCTCATCTGGAAGAACCCCCACCTTCACACCCCCATGGACTTATTTCTTGGCAGTTTAGCCTTTGCAGGTGCATGCACTTCATTCCCTGTGACTCCTAAGATGCTTATCAATTTTTTATCAAAGAATCATATGCTATCCCTGGCTGAGTGTGCCACCCAATTTTACCTTTTTGGTTCCAATGCAACCACAGAATGCTTCCTGCTGGTAGTGATGGCCTATGACCGCTATGTAGCCATATGCAATCCCTTGCTTTATCCAGTGGTGATGTCCAATAGCCTCTGTACTCAGTTTACAGGTGTTTcatattttattggttttctgCATTCAGTGATTCATGTGGGTTTGTTATTTAGATTAACTTTCTGCAGGTCCACTATTATACATTATTTCTACTGTGAAATTTTACAGCTGTTCAAAATTTCTTGCACCAACCCTACAGTTAATATACTTCTGATTTTCATCTTTTCAGCATTTATACAAGTCTTCACTTTTATGACTCTTATCGTCTCTTACTCCTATATTCTCTCTGCCATCCTGAAAAAGAAGTCTGAGAAGGGTAGAAGCAAAGCTTTCTCCACTTGCAATGCCcacctgctttctgtctctttgttctACGGCACTCTCTTCTTCATGTATGTAGGTCCTAGGTCTGGATCAGCTGCAGATCAGGACAAAGTGTATTCTTTATTTTACACAATAATAATTCCTTTACTAAATCCTTTTATTTACAGCCTGAGAAACAAAGAGGTTATAGATGCCCTGAGAAGAATCACGAAGAAATAAATAGTTGTCAGACAACTTTCAAActgtttcttctttatattctGCTGAGAAAACCCCACGTCCTGTAGATTAGGACTAGCGGTCAGGGTGGTCCCTGAGCTCTGTGTAAAGGATCTCAGCTTCGTATTGTGCTTACTTGGATATGGATCCAGTGAAAGTTTAGTAATGTTACCCAAAATTAGCTTATTTAGAAACACTGTGCTGCATTTTAATCTGAGCATTTAGCTTTTGCGAATTAGCTATTTTCTAAGGACTTCCAAAGTTATAGGTAGTGATTGGCAGTTATACTGAGAAATACTGAGAAACATTTATAGTTGCAcaagaaagacataattttatcaggattattttaacaaaatccaaGCTATTCTATTATATTACCTTGAAAAGTAAAGGGAGCAGTTGAACTGCAGTTGTTTCCCCCATTTTGAGAGGCCTCTGAGGAATGGACATCTAGACAGGCAGGTTATATTGCTGGGATTGGTCTGAACTGATTGCTGATTTAAAATATTCCCAAGTATGTTGTATCAGTTTTTAAGATCGTTTATTATTTAACCTATATTTTATGGAATGCAGCTATACTGAAAAATGGAGGTGAGGCAAACATACTTCCAGGGGCTAGGTGACAAGCAAGTTACTTAAGCTGAGAGATACTAGACCCTGCACTTTTCTTGTGCTAATTTGAGCTGTACTTATTTCAGTTTGCATTCAGTTATTGAAACTTGGGCAGTTGTATCTGGGTATCCAAGGCCTCTGTAACGCTGCTGCTATGCATTATTTGGTATTCTTGCTTAAAGCTAAATCAACTTAGGTAATAAACATGGCTAAATAAACACTGGGTGAGTTTGATTGTCATTGTACACTTGAAATCTACTACAGGGGTCCAGTGAATAAATGACGCTCATACAGAAGGATGGGTAGGGAAAATCTTTTGAGACTTTAGTGCTGGGATGGCTGCTAACTTATCCTTGGTTTGTGGTAGTGAAAATTTTTTGAGGCAAATTTTGGGGGACAATCTCATCAATGGAATTTAGATGATATAACTTCAAAACTCTACAATTAagcaaaatgaattaataaaaaagcaaatggaaaatggcTGGAAACATTGCTTGATTGTTATTAGTGATAGTAGCATAATGGAAATTCTAACAGGAGAACACAAAGAAATAGACTTGATTTACAAGAGGTGAGGAATATGTGAAAGTAGAAGACAAGCCATAACATGTTTTGCTGGAAATCTGGAAGAGATTATATTTACTGGTCAACTAGAAGTCACTTAGTGTGACCACTGACTTTTCAAAAGGTGTGAGGACAAGGCCAGATGACCATAGAAACTAGGAGGTACTGTTAAATAATCGAAGCATTTTGCCAACGGATAAACACTAGAAACCTGATGAGGTTTTGTTAGTCTGGATGCTCAGGCTGTATGTTCAAGGAAGTAACATTTCAAAGGTAAGGAATCCATTCAGTTTGAATGGAATTATATGGCCAACCTATATAAACTTCAGTATACATTTCTCATTTCCAATTATGATTCACAATAGTTAAAGTAAAAATCCAACACGCTTGCCTGCCCAATTCTTTCCCTTAATGGTAGATGAAGGATCCCTGCAGAGATAGTAGAAATATTCTAATGCAGACACTTTAGGTTGAttgtgaataaaatatataattaccccccccccctttttttttttgagacagaatcttgctctgtcatccaggctggagtgcagtggtgccatctcggctcactgcaagctccacctcccaggttcacgccattctcctgcctcagcctcccaagtagctgggactacaggcacccgccactgcgcccggctaatttttttttttatttttagtagagaaggagtttcaccacgttagccaggatggtctcgatctcctgacctcatgattatAATTACTCTTAATGGAAAATGCCTTTAACACAAACTATGATAAATGCAGTGATAAGGACAGTTCATGATGCTTGGTACCCTTACATAATCTTccttttattagaatataatacTATACAGACAACCATGACAAATATGTTAGCAAGTTGCTACTCTTGGATCTCAATGATAGAAGAAAGGTatgtaatatttaaaaggaaagaaatgatcaAAAATGGTCTCACTACACGAAATTATTTTGATGGCTAATGAAagtatgaaaaggaaataaattgatGAAGGTGCTGTGTAAAATATGGTGGTGAATTGCTACTGGCTGGGAGGTGGAAAACTCTTGGTACTTTGGACAACCACACTTACCTCACCGAAAGAACTCTTCAAGTTTGTTCTATTTACTCCTGTTTGGGATATGCCAAAGAGTATGGGAAAATAAAGTGGGTAAGCAAGGTGCAGACGATACCTCTGTTAAggcaatagaatttttaaaaagttaaaatctaCTTGCAAAATTTCAGCAGAGAAATCTAAAGATGTACACTTGGGCTAACTTGAATAGCTTTGGGGTGGTGAACAGAGTTTCCAGGGGATTACCAGAAGCTGGAACACAACATATTGAGATACTAGCAAGAGGCAGAGAGTGCAATATTAAGGACCAAGATAAAACTTTGAAGATAATGTGATGCTGTCATAGTAGGTAACAGAGTTATATTAAGTTACAAATTGGAAAATATGAAAGTAAGAATGACCTGTAGAAATGTCACCTCTACATAAGTGTCTTATTGGATTTGATGCTGTGTGAATAGAGAGATTTGCCACTGCCTGCTGGTTTCTAATCAGATATTGAGCATGTCTGTACCCATTTCTAATTTGACATACAAATGAGAACATTTAGAATTGTGCAAATTTTCCTCTGAAGTGAGAATTAAGCAAAACCAGATCTCAGGAGGACAATGACAACTTTCTGCTTTGATTAAAAAGATAGTAGAAACAGGAATATTAATTCCCATCAACTAATTATATAAAAGTCCTGTCTGGTCTCTAAGGAAAAAGACAGCTCATGAAGACTAACCATAGACTACTGAGGACTAAATAAGATCATTCTCCTGATGATCTTCTCTGTGCCATGAATGGTAAAAGTCATTTAAGAAGTATAGCAAACTAAAAGGTGACTGGCTACCACAGAGCTGGCcaaggatttttattttcattccagtttcagaagaaactaaaacaatttgctttcttttggtaAAGCCTCCAATACCTATTTAAGATAATTAATTTTTCCAGTATAGATATGTACTTTGGTTAGATAAGATCTAGACTTGATTCTTATAAGAGAAAATTAGTTTATTACATtgataatattataatttatctCTCAGAggaattaagaaattaaagtCTTAAGAACTGTGGTGACACATATGACTAACCCAAAGTGGCCAATCAACCTCATTAAGCTATAGGGCCTTGCACAATCTGTAAGATTTTAGGGAGTAATTTTGATTAGAATCACAATAGACATTCTACAAACAACAGAATAAATTGCTATCTTTGCAGCTCTGATGGTTAAGAAGAGGACTATCTGCATGTTGGTGAGTGTATTTATTGCACTTAACATTTTATGAAGCCCCAAATTGAGTTACTCGAAAGAAATCTGAGTTTTAATGAAGTCAGGAAAAACCATGAACTTTGAGACTTACAATCTATGTTCCAGACAATCTTTCTAGAACCACATCATCCATCATCCTAAAGTCCAAATGATTTTAAAGGTGTCTGTACAGCTGGAGTCCCTGGCAAACATCAACTTACCAAACAATGACACCATCtggaatttggaatttttaaTTACTTGATGGGCAGCAATGAAAAGCCTTTTTGAAAGACAAGTGTAGGCCTGTTATTAGGCCTTAGTGGAAATGGCGCCCTCCATGGACACAcagtaaataattttgttttattttattatttattgtttgttttactttttaaaggagcagttttaggtttacagcaaaattgagaagaaggtacagagatttcccgtATTCCTCCTGCCTGGACACATGCACAGCATCCTGCATTATCAGCACCCCCAACAGAGTAGCACATTCATTTCAGCTGATGAGCCTATGTTGACATACCATAGGCACCCAAAGTTTACACTTTGCATTAGGGCTCACTCTTGGTTTTGTACGTTCTATgcgtttggacaaatgtataataacaTGTATCCACTATAATAGCATCATATGGAATAAACCTGAGATAACTATTGTGTTATGAGCAATgtcaaatacatgtttttaaaaacctgaggCCAGTCAACAAAAATCATTGATTAAATGAAAAGAGATATAGGAACATCCACTGATGATGGCTCCAGGGGAGTGCTTCATATTCATGACCAGGTTTCAGCCCTGCCAGTGGGACTGAATACAGGATGCCCCAAGGAGATACTAGTTCTTAGTACTGAATAATCTGAACCTTGTAATTATTCCCCTGCTAAAGCAAAACATGCTACCTGGTTCATCAACAGAAGATCCAGAATTGAAGGACAAGATGCATTTTGAAAATCTGTAGCCACTTACTCCAAAAATAAAGGATAAGATCTTGGTTGAAGAACGTagaagtaaatatatacaatggacGGAATAAGGGTAGTGTATAAGAACCTTCCCAGTCTTATCTGGTGgattaaaatttgattttctccttgttttctgttgaaatgaagaaatattttgatttattttaaatattaagaaaacctTGCTTTCCTGAGATAAATCTGACTTGGtcataatgtattattatttttatatgtggtggtatattatttattaatgtttttactAGGGATATCTAAATTTGAGATCGTGGGGTATATCAAAATTTCTTTACTgttgtctttgtctggttttgatatgaGATGTTTCTGGAGTTTGAGTAAAAGTGTTCTCTActccttcattttcttaaaaagtttgTGTAGGATGACTATTTTTTCCgtaagtatttgttaaaatttgCCAGCAgctatttgttttattatgaGAATTTGTATATTTCAGCTAGATGGTTAAATTATTgtaatattttagtataaaatattcccttttttaatgtttgtagtATCCTTGATGATGTCCCTCTTTCATTCCTGGCATTGgtagtttatttttcctctttttaaaaataattattctagtAAGAGGCTCATCATTATTTTTGACCTTTTCAAAGAAATAGcttttagtttattaattttttcaattgtttttattccattttattgacttatttatttattatttccttcctttaccTTACTCACGGCTTAATTCGCTTTTCCACTTTTTAACTTCTTAGAGAGTAAATGTAGATAAATGACTTTagacctttttccttttttcatataAACAGTTAAAGCTATACATTTCCATTTAGGTGCCACTTTAcctgtattgtatattttatatatgtgtttctattttcattcaattcaaaatgttttctctgtGTAAGACCTTTACACTGAACAACTCACCCAATAATAAAGCAGATTCTTTGAAGTGCACATGGTACATTCACAATATAGACTACAAAATTGGCCATTAAATAATCCCAGTAGATTTTAAAGgattgaaataatacaaagtgTGTTCTCTGACAACAATGGAATTaaatcagaaatcaataacagacaGATAT
The sequence above is drawn from the Rhinopithecus roxellana isolate Shanxi Qingling chromosome 1, ASM756505v1, whole genome shotgun sequence genome and encodes:
- the LOC115898359 gene encoding olfactory receptor 5AC1 is translated as MAEENKTLVTHFVLQGLTDRPGLQVLLFLVFLVIYLITLVGSLGLMALIWKNPHLHTPMDLFLGSLAFAGACTSFPVTPKMLINFLSKNHMLSLAECATQFYLFGSNATTECFLLVVMAYDRYVAICNPLLYPVVMSNSLCTQFTGVSYFIGFLHSVIHVGLLFRLTFCRSTIIHYFYCEILQLFKISCTNPTVNILLIFIFSAFIQVFTFMTLIVSYSYILSAILKKKSEKGRSKAFSTCNAHLLSVSLFYGTLFFMYVGPRSGSAADQDKVYSLFYTIIIPLLNPFIYSLRNKEVIDALRRITKK